The Thalassotalea piscium sequence AGACTTGGGGGAATTCTGCCATGCTTTCTGCTAAGCCATACCCTTCTGTTACTTTAGTTCGAACCGCCATAACCATACTTTTAAGACTATTTTTATCACACTGTTCTGCAACAGCAAGAAGCGACTCTTCAAGTGGCAAACCAGATTCAACAAGTGTTGCTAATTGGCGAGTAATTAACGCAAGCTCTGTTGCAGATATTTTATTTCTACCACCAAAACGTGCTCTAGCCGAATTTTGTTTAGACTTTTGTAAGCTTGGGGTTACCTCTGTTGGGATTAGCCCTTGTTCTCTTAAGAGCGATCGAACTTGCCTTGGCGTATCTCCTTCTATTACACCTTTTTTATACTTTCCTCGCTGGTCTACCGCTTGATAATCAAATGCTGCCATAGTAATTACTCTTAGTCTTCACGAGTAACACGCAACACTTCTTCAAGTGTTGTTATACCAGCTAATACTTTATCAAAGCCATCCCGACGAATGCTTGGGCATATTTTACGAATATAGCGCTCAATTGCTTGCTCTGCTTTACCGTTGTGAATTAACTCTCTTACTTTATCATCAACAAATAGCAGCTCATGAATACCTGTCCGTCCTTTATAGCCTTTCTGATTGCACTCCTTACAACCAACTGCTCGGTAAATTGGCTGCTTGTTATCACGCGTTAATGATAATATTTTCAGCTCTTCTTCATCAGGTAAATGACTTTCTTTACAATACGGGCACAAGGTGCGAACCAGTCGTTGGGCGAGTACACCAAGCAAACTTGATGACAGCAGAAAAGGTTCAACACCCATGTCTTCCATACGGGTTATTGCACCAGAGGCTGTATTTGTATGCAAGGTCGACATAACCAGATGCCCTGTTAAGCTTGCTTGTACCGCTATCTGGGCTGTTTCTAAATCTCGTATTTCACCCACCATTACCACATCAGGATCTTGTCGTAATATTGCTCTTAATCCTCGAGCAAAGGTCATATCAACTTTTGTATTTACTTGTGTTTGCCCGATACCTTCAATAGCAAATTCAATCGGATCTTCTACCGTTAAAACGTTGCGCTCTTTATTGTCTATTTGACTTAAACCAGCATATAACGTGGTACTTTTACCTGAGCCTGTAGGCCCAGTAACTAATATAATGCCATGCGGTTTTTCAATTAGTTGCGAAAATATTTGGCGGTTATTTTCTGTCATGCCCAAATCTTGTAAATCAAGACGAGCAGAGTTTTTATCGAGTAAGCGCAGCACAACTCGCTCACCATGACCTGTAGGCATTGTAGATACACGAACATCAACAGCTCTACCAGCGATACGTAATGAAATTCTGCCATCTTGCGGAATACGTTTTTCAGCGATATCAAGCTTTGCCATTACTTTAATACGAGAAACTAACAATGACGCGAGTTTACGGTTTGGTCTAAGCACCTCGCGTAAAACTCCGTCTACTCGAAAACGTATTTGTAAGCTTTGTTCAAACGTTTCAATGTGTATGTCTGATGCGTTTTCTTTGATCGCTTCACTTAACATGGCGTTAATTAACTTAATAATCGGCGCGTCATCTTCGTTTTCAAGTAAGTCTTCGGTTTCTGTCATTTCATCAGCAAGCGAGTACAGATCGACCTCGTTACCAATATTTTCCATCATTTGTTGTGCTTCCGACGAATTCCTTTGATAAGCCTCTGTTAGCATAAATTCAAAGTGCTCAGGTGTTTCTATCTGCACAGTTATCGGCTGCTTAACGATACGACGTACTTCACTTAGCGCACTTACAGACACCGACTGTAAACAATGCACACAATAATGGTCATCAACACACTTCACTAATATGCTATGTCGTTTAGCAAAGCCGAACGGTAAGTAAACAACATCGCTACCGAGTTCTTCCAATACGGCGAGATCAATTGCTTCATCTGTTTCTATTTCAGTAGGCGCTGATTCAATCATGATTACTGCTCATTTTCCTGACGAGGTTTACCGATATTATTTTGCTCAGCTTGCTTCTTCTCGGTGTATTCATCAAATGATGGCGGCAATGAAAGCTCATCGTTCCATTCTGGTAATAATGGTAACTTTTTATCATCCATTAACGATAAACCATGTTCGATTCGATTTAATTCTTGGGCACGTATGTAATTATACTTTTCTTTACTAATATCATTCATTAAGCTGCCATCTCGAATTATCGTCGGCCTTAAAAACACCATTAAATTACGCTTACGCTTAGTATTGCTAGTAGATTTAAATAGATGACCAATAATGGGAATATCACCCAAAAATGGTACTTTTTGCTGACTCTCTTGAACATCTTCGTCAATTAGCCCACCAAGCACTATTGTTTGACCATTGTCAGCCATAACCGTTGTACTTAATTTACGCTTGTTAATTGATATATCGACACCCGTTGCACCACTTACTGATGAAACTTCTTGCACTATAGTGAGCTGCACTCCCGTTCCTTCGTTAACTCTTGGTGTAACTTTTAATTTAATACCTACTTCTTGACGTTCAACTGTTTGAAATGGGTTTCCGTTATTACTGCCAGCGGTTGATCCTGTTAAAATTGGGATTTCTTGACCGACTAAAAACTCAGCTTCTTCATTATCAAGCGTAGTAATACTAGGCGTTGATAATATATTAGAATTAGTGTCTGAACTTACTGCTTGTACAATAGCTCCCCAGTCACCTTTCATCAGTCCAATCATAGTTCCATTTACCGTACCCAGTAATTGAGCAAGTAAACTATAGTCACCTCGCGTGTCTGGATTTTTAGTGGTGATAGGATTTCCGTTACCATCAATCGTTGTAACAGTGTTACCTTCTTCTCCTCTGGCAGCTTCGGCAGCACCAGCAATAGCGCTTAATGAAGCAGGTCCATTATTGAACTGAGTAAATCCACCATTTTCATTATAAAATTGCACCCCTAAGTTAATGCCATCGCCTTCAAATACTTCAACAATAATTGCCTCTACAAGCACTTGCGCGCGGCGAATATCTAATTGACGGATAACGGTTTCAAGTGAGCGTAACATATCGGGTTGAGCTGTGATTACTAGGGTGTTGGTTGACTCATGCGCGTCGATACTAATATCACGTGTTTTACTGACTCTTGGTTGGTTTTTAGCGGTAGCACCTTCAGCTTCAATAGATGCACTAACGCCTTCAAGCACTTTAACTAAATCTTCGGCTTTGGCATATTTAAGATAATAAACGCGCGTATTGCCGTTGGTTTCAAGTTCACTGTCAAGACGAGATACTAACGATGACACTCTTTCTCTTGCTTGGCGTTCTCCGCTAACTACTACGCTATTTGTGCGGTCATCAGCAACAATTTTAGGAATAAGAAAAGTTGGTGTTGAAACGCCTTTTCCTTGCCCTGGTTGATTCATTGCTTCAATAATACGCACCATTTCACTCGCAGAAGCATATTGCAGTTTTATAATTTCAACATCTTGGTCGCCCGCTCTATCTACTCGCTTAATAATATTAACTAATCGATTGACCCCTGCAGCAGTACCAGTGATCATTATAACATTCGCTGGATCATAGTTAGTTACTGTACCACCACCTGCTTGATCTGATATTTGTCGTAATAATGGGGTTAACTCTCTTACCGTCACATTTTTAACTTCAACAACCCGTGTGACCATTTCATCGCCAACTCCTGGATTTTCTTCTCCAACCACAGGAATAGAAGACGACTTGGCTTCTTTTTTGCGAACAATTTTTACAATATTATTTTCCATTTGCACTGCAGCAAAACCATAGACCTCTAATACATTTAAGAAAAATTGGTAGTACTGCTCTTCTGTTAACAAGTCATAACTTCGTACATTAACTTTACCGCGAACGTTAGGATCAACAATCATGGTTTTTTTCAAATTTTTACCGACAATATTAATAAACTCTTCTAAGTCGGTGCCTTTAAAATTGGGAGAATATTGGGCCGCAGATGCCGAGGTTAAAAATACACTAGTACTTAACGCTACAGTCGCTAACATGAAAGCTAATTTTTTATACCAAGGCGCAGTTGCTGGTGTGCGCATGAAAAATTCCTTAAAACTAATTTATACTAAATAAAATCTCAGTAATGTCGCCATTACGATCAACAATAAGTGAGACTTCCGACTGCTCTTTAAGTTCTTGTAACGCTTGAGCTGCGTTACTCGGTACGGTTAAGTCATAACCATTAATTTGTACAGCAACATCGCCCGCCTTTAAGCCAGATGAAGTAAAGAATTCACTATTACTCCCTGGCATCAAACTATAACCAACAATGTTGCCCCCTTGGCGTTTAGGGCTAATTCTTAAGTAGTCCGTTATTTTGCCTGGGTCTTCGTTTAGATCGTCTTTTAACTGCTGAGTTGTTGCACTTAAACGCTCGTTATCTCGTTGATCAACAATATTGGGGCTAGTAAAGCTAGATTGAGCTCGGTTTGATGAAGGAGCTCTAGGTAATTCAGACTTACGTGTACCTATACTCGAGTGTTTTTGATATTTAAATCCGTCAAGCATCAATGTTTCGAGTTTACCATTAACTTTAATTAATACCCTATCATGAAAAACTTTCGCTAAAGTGGCTCGAGTCC is a genomic window containing:
- the gspD gene encoding type II secretion system secretin GspD; translated protein: MRTPATAPWYKKLAFMLATVALSTSVFLTSASAAQYSPNFKGTDLEEFINIVGKNLKKTMIVDPNVRGKVNVRSYDLLTEEQYYQFFLNVLEVYGFAAVQMENNIVKIVRKKEAKSSSIPVVGEENPGVGDEMVTRVVEVKNVTVRELTPLLRQISDQAGGGTVTNYDPANVIMITGTAAGVNRLVNIIKRVDRAGDQDVEIIKLQYASASEMVRIIEAMNQPGQGKGVSTPTFLIPKIVADDRTNSVVVSGERQARERVSSLVSRLDSELETNGNTRVYYLKYAKAEDLVKVLEGVSASIEAEGATAKNQPRVSKTRDISIDAHESTNTLVITAQPDMLRSLETVIRQLDIRRAQVLVEAIIVEVFEGDGINLGVQFYNENGGFTQFNNGPASLSAIAGAAEAARGEEGNTVTTIDGNGNPITTKNPDTRGDYSLLAQLLGTVNGTMIGLMKGDWGAIVQAVSSDTNSNILSTPSITTLDNEEAEFLVGQEIPILTGSTAGSNNGNPFQTVERQEVGIKLKVTPRVNEGTGVQLTIVQEVSSVSGATGVDISINKRKLSTTVMADNGQTIVLGGLIDEDVQESQQKVPFLGDIPIIGHLFKSTSNTKRKRNLMVFLRPTIIRDGSLMNDISKEKYNYIRAQELNRIEHGLSLMDDKKLPLLPEWNDELSLPPSFDEYTEKKQAEQNNIGKPRQENEQ
- the gspE gene encoding type II secretion system ATPase GspE → MIESAPTEIETDEAIDLAVLEELGSDVVYLPFGFAKRHSILVKCVDDHYCVHCLQSVSVSALSEVRRIVKQPITVQIETPEHFEFMLTEAYQRNSSEAQQMMENIGNEVDLYSLADEMTETEDLLENEDDAPIIKLINAMLSEAIKENASDIHIETFEQSLQIRFRVDGVLREVLRPNRKLASLLVSRIKVMAKLDIAEKRIPQDGRISLRIAGRAVDVRVSTMPTGHGERVVLRLLDKNSARLDLQDLGMTENNRQIFSQLIEKPHGIILVTGPTGSGKSTTLYAGLSQIDNKERNVLTVEDPIEFAIEGIGQTQVNTKVDMTFARGLRAILRQDPDVVMVGEIRDLETAQIAVQASLTGHLVMSTLHTNTASGAITRMEDMGVEPFLLSSSLLGVLAQRLVRTLCPYCKESHLPDEEELKILSLTRDNKQPIYRAVGCKECNQKGYKGRTGIHELLFVDDKVRELIHNGKAEQAIERYIRKICPSIRRDGFDKVLAGITTLEEVLRVTRED
- the gspC gene encoding type II secretion system protein GspC codes for the protein MQLPNNWNEFNSVLLKFPQQKAAKVICVLLLIYVAFLAAKITWLLLDNDTTFTSVSYEFSRSAGQAPHSIDINPIKQLNLFGQYNQVKQVPNVELAQAEDAPETKLNLTLAGAVASDNAAIAAAVIENNGKQATYGIDEQIIGTRATLAKVFHDRVLIKVNGKLETLMLDGFKYQKHSSIGTRKSELPRAPSSNRAQSSFTSPNIVDQRDNERLSATTQQLKDDLNEDPGKITDYLRISPKRQGGNIVGYSLMPGSNSEFFTSSGLKAGDVAVQINGYDLTVPSNAAQALQELKEQSEVSLIVDRNGDITEILFSIN